One Amblyomma americanum isolate KBUSLIRL-KWMA chromosome 8, ASM5285725v1, whole genome shotgun sequence DNA window includes the following coding sequences:
- the LOC144101225 gene encoding dermonecrotic toxin SPH-like: protein MEMPVRSIGLFGATILALALLSGLAAAMERRPVYNIAHMVNSIAKFDEAMEGAANSVEADVTFADNGTATRLFHGVPCDCFRACDIQEEVPPFLQYVRRTTSGNRRKYSQKLALLFLDLKVGNVGEESKYRAGVDIAEKLLRHLWDGVVPWQMMKVLLSVPSVSDKKVLEGAIQIISRLNPVALDKIGFDISNNDKLDTIREMYRDLGIDGHRWQGDGISNCLSLLRPAARLQSVIDNRDSEEPDGYVEKAYQWTVDLPKQLRRSLRRGVDGIITNRPARMARIMEEDEFKNTVRPANVSDSPWIRFGAPSPFSRLPSTDMDFLGDDDFDALRGLNF from the exons ATGGAGATGCCTGTGAGGAGTATAGGCTTATTCGGCGCAACCATTCTCGCGCTTGCCTTGCTGTCCGGACTG GCCGCTGCCATGGAGAGAAGGCCCGTGTACAACATTGCCCACATGGTGAACTCCATTGCCAAGTTTGACGAAGCCATGGAGGGAGCAGCCAACTCTGTGGAGGCTGACGTCACCTTCGCCGACAACGGCACCGCCACCAGACTCTTCCACGGCGTGCCGTGTGACTGTTTCAGAGCGTGTGACATCCAGGAGGAAGTACCCCCTTTCCTGCAGTATGTCCGAAGGACTACCAGTGGGA ACCGGCGCAAATACAGCCAAAAACTTGCCCTCCTTTTCCTGGACCTCAAAGTAGGCAATGTCGGCGAAGAAAGCAAGTACCGAGCAGGAGTCGACATCGCAGAAAAGCTGCTGCGTCATCTCTGGGATGGAG TGGTTCCTTGGCAGATGATGAAGGTCTTACTATCGGTTCCAAGCGTTTCGGACAAGAAAGTCCTCGAGGGTGCCATCCAAATCATATCCCGTTTGAATCCTGTTGCTCTCGACAAAATTG GGTTCGACATCAGCAACAATGACAAGTTGGACACTATCCGGGAGATGTACCGGGACCTCGGCATTGATGGACACCGCTGGCAAGGCGACGGCATCTCGAACTGCTTGTCCTTACTGCGGCCTGCGGCGAGGCTACAGAGCGTTATCGACAACCGCGATTCCGAAGAACCTGACGGCTACGTAGAAAAGGCATACCAGTGGACAGTAGACCTGCCAAAACAGCTCCGACGATCTCTCAG GAGAGGCGTCGATGGTATTATCACTAACAGGCCTGCACGTATGGCCAGAATCATGGAAGAAGATGAATTCAAGAACACCGTGCGTCCTGCCAACGTCAGCGACAGCCCCTGGATTCGCTTCGGAGCTCCGTCGCCTTTCTCAAGACTGCCCTCTACGGACATGGATTTCCTGGGAGATGACGATTTTGACGCGCTCCGTGGACTCAACTTTTAG